GCCAATGTAGTCGATCTCGTCTTACAAAAAGATGATGCAACGCGTCAACTGACGGCACACGTCAGTCAGACGAATGCCGAATTCGCGAACGCGATTCTCGAGCGGGCGACAGAAACGATCGGTAAACAGTTAAATGGCGAACCGACGTTCACGACGTCGATCGTCACGGAACATGCCGTTTCAGATTTTGCCTTATCGATGCTGCCGCTCGTCCTCGGTTTCGTCATCTATATTGCGACGATGACGATGGGGATTCAATTCAACCTTGTAAGCACGATCTTAAGTAAGCGTCATTCGATCTGGTCCCTATTTTGGAGTCGCCAACTGTTGCACGGGATCGTCCTTCTGGTCGTTCCATTACTGCTCGTTTCCGTGGCACATGTATTAACGGACATCACGACACCGTTCATCAAACTGTGGGCGTTCGAACTCCTCGTTGTTGCGACCTGTATCGCTGTCACGCAGATGAACTTTGCGATATTTGGACCGATTGCGCCGCTCGTCAACGTCGCATTGATTCCGTTCCAGTTGATGACTGCCGGAAACATCGTGCCGGCGAAGATGCTGGCACCGTTTTATCAATCGCTTGGAACGTTCCTGCCCGTTCCGAATGCAGTCTCCGGTTTCAGCCGTCTGCTGTTCATGGATGGTTCAGTAGGACCACAGGTGCTTCATTTATCACTGCTTTGTGTAAGTAGCTTCATGTTGACGTTCCTTTTTCTCTATTGGAAAGAGGTACGGGTAAAAAGTAATCGGTTAGTTGAAAACAGTTAATTTCTAAAAGAGAAAAGTAATGTGACTACAAGATCGTCCACCAATGTAGCGGACGATCTTTTTTTATTCCACAGCAAAAAGTGAGGGAGAACGTCTTATTATCTGTGAGCTTGATAAAAAGTTTCTAAAAAGGGGTTGCATAACCGAAGTGTTATATAATATTGTGGTTATATGAAAAAGGGGGCATTCTAATATGTCAAAGCCGATAATTTATTTTTTATGTACAGGGAATTCATGTCGTAGTCAGATCGCTGAAGGTTGGGCTAAACGATACCTGAAGGATTGGGATGTCTATTCAGCAGGTATTGAACAACATGGATTAAATCCAAAGGCAGTTCGTGTCATGCAAGAACAGGGCATTGATATTTCCAAACAAACTTCCGACCTGATCGATCCAGAATTACTAAAGCAGGCGACGATTGTCGTCACATTATGTGGTGATGCCCGTGATAATTGTCCTGTCCTCTCACCGAATGTCCGTCATGAGCACTGGGGGTTTGATGATCCAGCACGTGCGACAGGATCAGAAGAGGAGAAATGGAGCGTCTTCCAACGTGTCTGTGAACAAATCAAGAAACGGATCGAACGATTTGCAAAAGAGGAAACGACTGTCTGATACGAAAGGAGAGTATTTTCGTGATTGAAACCACAAATCGTGTTGAAGAGATGAGTCAATTCTTAAAGCTACTTAGCGACGGAACACGTCTTGAAATTTTACGAAGGCTGTACGTCCGTGAACATTGTGTCTGTGATTTCGTCGAGATGTTTGATATCTCACAACCCGCAATCAGTCGCCATTTGAAGTTATTACGTCAATCACAAATCATTTTAGAGCGACGTGAACGACAATGGATACATTTTCGAATCAACCCGAACCATCCTCAATATGATTTACTATTGACTATTTTGAATGCGATGGAGTTGCCGTCGATTCCAGCAAAAAATTGCTGAATTAGCCGCGTTAAAAAAAGGGAAACCTCCCTTGTGGATTATATAACGAAAACGTTATATATTTTATAACCATTTAGTTATATAGAGGAGTAGATTATGATGAAAATGAAAATGAAAAAGATTGAAATCTATGATCCGGCGATGTGTTGTCCGACCGGTTTATGTGGACCGTCGATTGATCCTGAATTAACACGGATATCGATGGTGGTCCACGCTTTAAAACAAGAAGGTTATCCGATAGAACGATT
This window of the Exiguobacterium acetylicum genome carries:
- a CDS encoding ArsR/SmtB family transcription factor, which produces MIETTNRVEEMSQFLKLLSDGTRLEILRRLYVREHCVCDFVEMFDISQPAISRHLKLLRQSQIILERRERQWIHFRINPNHPQYDLLLTILNAMELPSIPAKNC
- the arsC gene encoding arsenate reductase (thioredoxin), giving the protein MSKPIIYFLCTGNSCRSQIAEGWAKRYLKDWDVYSAGIEQHGLNPKAVRVMQEQGIDISKQTSDLIDPELLKQATIVVTLCGDARDNCPVLSPNVRHEHWGFDDPARATGSEEEKWSVFQRVCEQIKKRIERFAKEETTV